Below is a genomic region from Bordetella pertussis 18323.
TACCTCGGCTACGCGATGCACATCTACGACTGCCCCAAGCCGACGATCGCGCAGGTAAGCGGAGCGTGCATCGCGGGCGGATTCATGGTGGCCAACATGTGCGACCTCATCGTCGCCTCCGACGACGCGTTCTTCTCCGACCCGGTCTGCCAGACGCTCGCCACCGCGGCGGTCGAGGTCATGATCCACCCCTGGGTCATGGGAGCCCGCAAGGCCAAGGAATTCCTGTTCCTGGGCGAACGCATGAGCGCCCGGGAAGCGCTGGCCATCGGCATGGTGAACAAGGTCGTCGCGCGCGCCGAGCTGCAGGCCGAGACCGAGCGCATGGCGCAACGCATCGCCGCGTGCGACCCGTTCGCGCTGCGCCTGGTCAAGCGCTCGATCAACCGCGGCCTGGAAATGCAGGGCTTGCGCAGCGCGATC
It encodes:
- a CDS encoding enoyl-CoA hydratase — protein: MNKSDSFELIEYQAADGIARIAHNRPQARNAESQGLLEELDQALGLAVRDASVKAIVISGKGDHFSAGHDLKEAAAKRSNFTVEQRWEFEQRYYLGYAMHIYDCPKPTIAQVSGACIAGGFMVANMCDLIVASDDAFFSDPVCQTLATAAVEVMIHPWVMGARKAKEFLFLGERMSAREALAIGMVNKVVARAELQAETERMAQRIAACDPFALRLVKRSINRGLEMQGLRSAIDAHFDTHQLSHLSEGFNRARAQGLGNAIQAAAAGSR